In Corylus avellana chromosome ca2, CavTom2PMs-1.0, the following proteins share a genomic window:
- the LOC132172893 gene encoding large ribosomal subunit protein eL18y-like encodes MGIDLVAGGKVKKSKRIAPKSDDIYLKLLVKLYRFLVRRTGSKFNAVILKRLFMSKVNKPPLSLSRLSRYMKAKEGKIAVVVGTVTDDTRVYEVPSLKVTALRFTETARARIEKAGGECLTFDQLALRAPLGQNTVLLRGPKNSREAVKHFGPAPGVPHSHTKPYVRSKGRKFEKARGRRNSRGFRN; translated from the exons atG GGTATCGATTTGGTCGCCGGTGGCAAGGTCAAGAAATCCAAGCGAATCGCCCCCAAATCAGATGATATTTACCTCAAGCTACTCGTCAAG CTGTACCGGTTTCTTGTGCGGAGGACAGGGAGCAAGTTCAATGCGGTGATACTGAAGAGGCTCTTCATGAGCAAGGTCAACAAGCCGCCTCTATCTCTCTCCAGATTGAGTCGTTACATGAAGGCCAAg GAGGGTAAGATTGCCGTGGTTGTTGGGACTGTGACTGATGACACTCGGGTGTACGAAGTTCCCTCGCTGAAAGTGACTGCCCTGAGGTTCACGGAGACTGCGAGGGCTAGGATTGAAAAGGCGGGTGGAGAATGCTTGACATTTGACCAGCTGGCTCTCAGAGCCCCTCTTGGGCAGAACACG GTTCTCCTTAGAGGTCCTAAGAATTCTCGTGAAGCTGTGAAGCACTTTGGGCCAGCTCCTGGTGTGCCACACAGCCACACAAAACCCTATGTACGTTCAAAAGGAAGGAAATTTGAGAAGGCTAGAGGAAGAAGGAACAGCAGGGGCTTCAGAAATTGA
- the LOC132172010 gene encoding LOW QUALITY PROTEIN: uncharacterized protein LOC132172010 (The sequence of the model RefSeq protein was modified relative to this genomic sequence to represent the inferred CDS: inserted 2 bases in 2 codons): MEKIEHTVVATNGINMHIASIGTGPVVLFVHGFPELWYSWRXQLLYLSSLGYRCIAPDLRGYGDTXYTAFHIVGDLVGLLDHLGVDQVFLVGHDWGAMMAWYFCWFRPDRVKAVVNISVPFFPRNPATSFVDGFRALFGDDYYICRFQEPGEVEKDFACVDTAILLKKFFSLFGPIPLCVPKEVGFRGLQTPDTLPCWLSEEDINYYASKFSQKGFTGGLNYYRAITLNWELTAPWTGLQIKAPAKFIVGELDITYNIPGIKEYVHNGGFKKDVPYLQDVVVMEGVAHFINQEKAEEISAHIYEFINKF, from the exons ATGGAAAAGATAGAGCACACGGTAGTAGCCACAAATGGGATAAACATGCACATAGCCTCGATAGGTACCGGCCCAGTGGTCCTCTTTGTCCACGGCTTCCCTGAGCTCTGGTACTCGTGGC CCCAGCTTCTCTACCTCTCCTCCCTCGGCTACCGCTGCATTGCCCCCGACCTCCGCGGATATGGTGACA GATACACTGCCTTCCACATCGTCGGAGACCTCGTCGGCCTTCTTGACCATCTGGGTGTCGACCAGGTCTTCTTGGTTGGCCATGACTGGGGAGCTATGATGGCTTGGTACTTCTGCTGGTTCAGGCCAGACCGAGTCAAAGCTGTTGTCAACATCAGCGTGCCATTTTTTCCTAGGAACCCGGCGACAAGTTTTGTGGATGGCTTCCGGGCTTTGTTTGGTGATGACTATTATATTTGCAGGTTTCag GAACCTGGAGAAGTTGAAAAAGATTTTGCTTGTGTAGATACTGCAATACTACTGAAGAagttcttttcactttttggtCCGATTCCTCTATGTGTACCAAAAGAGGTAGGATTTAGAGGATTGCAAACTCCAGATACCTTGCCTTGTTGGTTGTCAGAAGAAGATATTAATTACTATGCAAGCAAATTTAGCCAGAAAGGCTTCACTGGAGGACTGAACTACTATCGAGCTATTACCCT AAACTGGGAGCTCACAGCACCATGGACTGGATTGCAAATCAAAGCGCCAGCGAAGTTCATTGTGGGGGAATTAGACATCACCTACAATATCCCAGGCATCAAAGAATATGTACACAACGGTGGCTTCAAGAAAGATGTGCCTTATTTGCAAGACGTGGTTGTGATGGAAGGAGTTGCTCACTTTATCAACCAAGAGAAGGCAGAGGAGATCAGTGCACACATTTATGAATTTATCAACAAGTTCTGA
- the LOC132171704 gene encoding uncharacterized protein LOC132171704 has product MEKVEHTVVPTNGINMHVASIGAGPVILFVHGFPELWYSWRHQLLYLSSLGYRCIAPDLRGYGDTDAPPSPALYTAFHIVGDLVGLLDHLGIDRVFLVGHDWGAMMVWYFSWFRPDRVKAVVNLCVPFFPRNPAINLGDGFRALFGDDYYFCRFQEPGEVEKDFACVDTAILVKKFFSLFGPIPLCVPKEVGFRGLQTPDTLPCWLSEEDINYYASKFSQKGFTGGLNYYRASTLSWELTAPWTGLQIKVPAKFIVGDKDIIYNIPGIKEYVHNGGFKKDVPYLQDVVVMEGVAHFINQAKAEEISAHIYEFINKFI; this is encoded by the exons ATGGAGAAGGTAGAGCACACAGTGGTACCCACGAATGGCATAAACATGCACGTCGCCTCAATCGGCGCCGGCCCGGTGATCCTCTTCGTCCACGGCTTCCCGGAGCTCTGGTACTCGTGGCGCCACCAGCTTCTCTACCTCTCCTCCCTCGGCTACCGCTGCATCGCCCCCGATCTCCGTGGTTACGGTGACACTGATGCCCCGCCCTCCCCAGCCTTATACACTGCCTTCCACATCGTCGGCGACCTCGTCGGCCTTCTTGACCACCTGGGTATCGACCGGGTCTTCTTGGTCGGCCATGACTGGGGAGCCATGATGGTTTGGTACTTCTCCTGGTTCAGGCCGGACCGTGTCAAAGCTGTTGTCAACTTGTGCGTGCCATTTTTTCCCAGGAACCCGGCCATAAATCTCGGGGATGGCTTCAGGGCTTTGTTTGGTGacgattattatttttgcagGTTCCAG GAACCTGGAGAAGTTGAAAAAGATTTTGCTTGTGTCGATACTGCAATACTAGTGAAGAagttcttttcactttttggtCCGATTCCTCTATGTGTACCAAAAGAGGTAGGATTTAGAGGATTGCAAACTCCAGATACCTTGCCTTGTTGGTTGTCAGAAGAAGATATTAATTACTATGCCAGCAAATTTAGCCAGAAAGGCTTCACTGGAGGACTAAACTACTATCGAGCAAGCACCCT AAGCTGGGAGCTGACTGCGCCATGGACTGGATTGCAAATCAAAGTGCCAGCGAAGTTCATTGTGGGCGACAAAGACATCATCTACAATATCCCAGGCATCAAGGAATATGTACACAACGGTGGCTTCAAGAAAGATGTGCCATATTTGCAAGACGTGGTTGTGATGGAAGGAGTTGCTCACTTTATAAACCAAGCGAAGGCAGAGGAGATCAGCGCACACATATATGAATTTATCAACAAGTTCATCTGA